The Drosophila bipectinata strain 14024-0381.07 chromosome 3L, DbipHiC1v2, whole genome shotgun sequence region CAATGACAATTTTACTCTGCAGTCTCGGCACAACGCAACTACGACGTGTTTCCTGTTTCGGCTCCTGCGCACAACTGGCCCATATAAATTCCGACTGCTCCTGGAGCAGTCTTCTGAAATCCACCCACTGCTAGTCAGGACTAAAATAAGCCCCCAATTACCCCATTCCCCCCACCAGTGATGGGACTTCACTCTCGCTTTTGGTCTGCGCAGTCGCCGGTGATGGGACGCTGAAGCAGATGTGGACACATACATGTATCAGTGCACCGAAAGAAATTGGGGGGATAGAAATTATTATACCTTCCCTAAAACATATATCTACATAGTTAATAAAACTGATCTGATATTTATGATGGAAATATAGTGTTTTCTCTATACTCTATATTCTCATAAAATACTAGTTCGTTGGCCTTTAATTAGTACTATGTTGCACTTTCTTCTTCTCAATTCTATATGTCATATCTTGGTTggcattattttatttttgtttgtttcccAGAGCGCCGGTGCTCTTGACAATGGCCTCGTCTCTGCTCTGCCATGTTTACTATCGCTATTTTTAGGAACCAACATTCAGATAGAAACCCCTGAGAAATGAGACAAAGTCGAatacaataaacaaaaagagGCCATCAGTAGTCAGCGATAGATTCGATTAAAACTCTGGTCTCTAAATTCTTAAAATTGTagaaaattcttaaaaacttAGATGATTCTAACCAATGGCAGAGTGGGTCTAAAAAAACTTATAccataaaatacaataatatTACATCTCTTAACTTCAGACGCCATATCAGAGCAGAGGATGGATTCAGTCAAAAGCGATGTCTGACATGGTTCCAAGAATACACTACTCCCGACGAACCAGAGACACTGGGTAGGTTCCTCAAGTAGCATTGTGAAAGTGCCCAGGTTTACATAACTGTTGGTATCTTAATCAGGTCCCGACGGTATGGAGAAGTTTTGCGAGGATATCGGCGTGGAGCCCGAGAACATTGTGATGCTGGTGCTGGCCTACAAAATGGGCGCCACCCAGATGGGCTTCTTTAGTCAACAAGAGTGGCTGAAGGGTCTCACAGATCTCGAGTGCGACTCGGCAGCGAAAATGGTTGTGAAACTGGACTATCTGCGCAGCATACTCAACGATCCCAACTCCTTCAAAAGCATCTACAGATACGCCTACGATTTTGCCAAGGTGAGTAGGAAGTAATTCTCAAACAAGGCACAGAATCAAATAAATCTTTATTCTATATTCCAGGACTCTGATCAACGAAGTATGGATATTCTTACAGCCAAGGCCATGCTGCAGTTGTTACTCGGCAAGCACTGGCCGCTATATCCGCAGTTCGCACAGTTTCTAGAGCAATCAAAGTACAAGGTGATCAACAAGGATCAGTGGTGTAATATTTTAGAGTTTTCGCGCACCATCTGCATTGACTTGTCCAATTACGATATAGACGGGGCATGTAAGTACACCATACTGTGATCTTAGACGTTTATACTATATGGTTTATCATTTTAGGGCCCGTCATGTTGGATGAGTTTGTGGAATGGCTGCGATCGCAGCGGAGTCTGGCAAACTCGAGTCCCGGGTCCAGCTGAGAGATGCTGTATCAAGTCGCCTATTTCTAGTTCAACTTTTGGGAGCAAGATCAGTGCGGAGGAGTAGGAGTCAATGGAAGAAGTTGCGGTACGAATCAAAGGCGGATTATTTGTGGCGAAGAAGAGCAAAACTAAAGGATACACTCACAGCGGAACTCGCACCACACAATGGGCCAATCATAcccaaaaaaacagaaagccACACCCACTCAACCACACGGAAATATAAGGCATTTGGAGAGACTGGCATTAACACTGGCAAAGCAACCAACTATGAAACTAAACTATtgataatatatttaatgtaATAATTTATGTATTAACGACAACTAAAAGCTAAAACCACaattctctaatcttaaggaATCCATTGAAGAATTgaaagagaaaagaaaaacaataacaaaaaaaggaaaacagcaACAAGAGCCAAAATGGGGGCAGCTTGTAAAAAGTAAACCCAGAAGAATGTAACGATGGCAATAACCAAGAGACCCCCAATAGATCTAAAAACATAGAACAAACAATTAAGCAATTCAAGAGAAACCCgaaaatcaacaaaatatCAGCAGCAATgtcaaaatctataaaaaaaagatcaaCACCAATACTGGGGCAGTCATAGTCGTTATTAAATCAATGTagaaaaacaatatttggggattaattaataaaaatattaagtgaACAAATAGGcttgtgttttaattttaataatttgggCCTGGAATTGGAATTCgttgaattttaaaaatagattaggaggaaaatatgaaaatttaaacttcTAACGGCTCCAATTACGTTTTACAACCCTAACCGATAACGACTTTCGTAACAAATATACCAGAAATTATCGATAGAAGTTTACAAATCCAATAATTgaaagtaattattttttatattaataatatttcattctaaCTAAAATCAATAATTGGAACaaattttgtacaattttcatccaatttttatacaaatattcaaataaCAATTTAAACCGTAACGGATAAATTTCATCTTTACCAACACTAGCCACCAATTCTATGGGTGACATTGGCATTTACCACCTCTACATTCACAgcattttcaaataaatcgAACGGTTCCGCGCGTTCTCCGCTTTGCGTCTGTTTTCTGAGCCATTTCGCTGTTGTCGGGCCAAGGGCCTAACTTAAAACTGAGTGCTGCTTTTCCTGTCAATCGTGTGGATCTCGCAAGGCGCTCCTTTTCCCTCCCCAGTAGCATTCAGTGTGATAAAATTGGCATCAGTCGACGCGCAAAGGAATTTTTCGCGATCACCTCGAGAACGCCAGTGCAAAAAGGAGCCCCAAAAGTAAAAAGTCTGCCGCAAGATGGCCGCAAAGCCCGACGATAAGAGCTCGGATATTCCGGATCGCCTGTATGATTCCAACCAGCGAAAGACCTACAAACGCATGCGGTTCTTTGGAAAGGTGAGTGCGGAAGTGGAATATGAAAGAAGTTCCTGTGGCGTCCATGCATGCGGCTGTGTCCTCAGCCAGCTATCGTTTTTTGTCTCCTTTGCGCCCTTTCgttcctttgttgttgttgcccgAGGAGCATGTGTCTGTATGCGTGAGAAGAAAGAAGGAGCAGAAGAGAATGCAGgcagttgtttttttttgtattaagttttgGCGCGACTTCAGtgtcttaaaaattaatttccacaAGATACATAACTTGATTGCTATTTATTGAAGAGTTAGGCGTTGGCTACAAGTCTGAAATGAAAGTAACAAATTTTTATATCCTTCTAGGGTGGTTTTGCCAAATGCTATGAAATTATTGATGTGGACACCGACGACGTGTTCGCCGGCAAGATCGTTTCCAAAAAGCTGATGATCAAGCACAATCAGAAGGAAAAGACAGCTCAGGAGATCACCATCCACCGCAGCCTTAACCATCCGAACATCGTCAAATTCCACAGCTACTTTGAAGATCCCCAAAACATATACATTGTGCTGGAGCTATGCAAGAAACGGGTAAGTAATATCATCACTCTAATAGaccaattatttaattaatccTTTATTGGCAATATTAGTCGATGATGGAGCTGCACAAGCGGAGGAAAAGCATCACGGAGTTCGAGTGCCGGTACTACATCTATCAGATTATTCAGGGCGTCAAGTATCTGCACGACAACCGGATCATCCATCGTGATTTGAAGCTGGGAAATCTCTTCCTGAACGATATGTTGCATGTGAAAATTGGTGATTTCGGTCTGGCTACACGCATTGAATACGAGGGCGAGCGGAAAAAGACTCTGTGCGGAACGCCCAACTACATTGCCCCGGAGATCCTCACAAAGAAGGGCCACTCGTTTGAGGTGGACATCTGGTCGATCGGCTGTGTCATGTACACGCTACTGGTGGGTCAACCGCCGTTTGAAACCAAGACTCTGAAGGACACCTACTCGAAGATCAAGAAGTGCGAGTACCGGGTACCCAGTTACTTAAGAAAACCAGCTGCCGATATGGTTATTGCCATGCTGCAGCCGAATCCAGAGAGCCGACCTGCCATCGGTCAGCTGTTGAACTTTGAGTTCCTCAAGGGATCAAAGGTGCCCATGTTCTTGCCCAGTTCTTGTCTCACGATGGCTCCACGTCTTGGTAACAACGAAATCATCGAGGACTCTATCCATCGTAAACCGCTATCAGAGATGAACGGCATTAGAGACGATACCCGGCTGGAGTCTACATTCCTTAAAGCCAATCTTCATGATGCCATCACAGCCTCGGCACAGGTGTGTCGCCACAGCGAGGACTACCGCAGCGATATCGAGAGCCTATACCAGCAGCTCACTAACCTCATCAATGGAAAGGTAATTATCAATTATAATTCTTATCTTTTATCTTATTCTTATCTTATCTTTTCTCGCTTCTAGCCACGCATTCTGCAAGGAAACCTGGGCGACGAGAACACAGACCCAGCAGCTCAGCCTCTTTTCTGGATTTCCAAGTGGGTGGACTACAGTGACAAATATGGCTTCGGGTACCAGCTATGCGATGAAGGCATCGGCGTGATGTTCAACGACACCACCAAGCTTATCCTACTGCCCAACCAGATCAACGTGCACTTCATCGACAAGGATGGAAAGGAGAGCTACATGACCACCACCGATTACTGCAAATCGCTGGACAAGAAGATGAAGCTGCTGTCGTACTTCAAGCGCTACATGATCGAGCATCTGGTGAAGGCGGGCGCCAACAACGTGAACATCGAAAGCGATCAGATCTCGCGTATGCCTCATTTACACTCTTGGTTCCGAACAACCTGCGCCGTGGTGATGCACCTCACCAACGGATCCGTGCAGGTAAATGAAAGTCCCatacataaaatattcattatttaaCCACTCATTTGTCATTTCAGCTCAACTTCTCAGATCACATGAAGCTTATTCTGTGCCCGCGCATGAGTGCCATAACTTATATGGATCACGAAAAGAATTTCCGCACCTACCGTTTCTCTACCATCGTAGAGAACGGAGTGTCTAAGGATCTATACCAGAAGATCCGCTACGCCCAGGAGAAACTTAGGAAAATGCTGGAGAAGATGTTCATTTGATTGAGGCCGGCAATCTATCATTGTAAGGTCAAACTTAAGTTTAAGTCAAGTCCCCATGGCTTTTGGCAGACATCGTCTATAGCCGCCCACGAATCACCAATCCACGAATCTTTAAAATTATAGTTtctgtttaaattttttacgcTTGTTCTATGTTTATATAAAGTTTTATTGTTTTCGCCTTGTCTTCATTTGCCGATTATCAATTCATACATTTTATACAATGTTGGGCCAaccttcaaaaatatatatctgtTTTATGGTTTTCGAACaaacttaataaaattaaaaggagATTTTTCCAAACCAATTAAATCGTGGCTGAAGAAAAACATATTTCCATTTTGCCTCCAGCTGACTGATGAACAATTTATATGCTGGAAACATTATATTCCCATTTATCATTTTAATTTGCAGTGCAGATTGGATGAAAATTGTAATAAATAGAAATTGtcaaaatatttcacaatttttctCATAGATACATGATAGAATTAAGTTTGTAACTATTTACGAATCACAAAGCGAATaataaacgatttaataaaGTATTAACAAGCAAAAACTGATTtctgattaaaaataaaagaaattcaaaaatatttaactccttttttgtgaaaattgaaTTGTAACAGTTTTCTGATTGGAATGTGTAACGAGTATCAAATATCGATAAACGGTGTGCGATAGGCACTAGAAGCATCGACCCAATCGATATGAAACTTGCgcatattgattttattttcctgCAGAATTAAAGATTCCAATACGTACACACTCGTAAAATCTGCGAAAATCCAGACAAAGCCGAAAAAAATCGTAACTTTTAGATGCGATAAGTGGCGAGGAGAGCGTTAGTCCTCGAGATACATATACAACATGGGTGATAACGAGCAAAAAGCGCTCCAGCTGATGGCCGAGGCCGAGAAGAAGTTGACCCAACAAAAGGGCTTTCTTGGGTCACTATTCGGGTTCGTATCTTGTATAGTTTGCCACGGCAGTGAGATAGAAAATACGTTTACATCAAATAAAATGGATTTCAAGCTATGATTTCATATAATACCTATTTTTCCCATAAAAATCTACACCTGTATCTATGTATAGTTGTTTCACACACCCCACTTTGAGAAACAACGCAAAATGTTGATTTTACATTATCATTGCCTATATCAGGTTATGCtgaaatacatatattcaaatatagataagccatAATTCAACTCTTCCACGCCAAAGGTTAAATGATACATACAAGGTATTTGTTTGTTGGCGATAACTTTCCAATGTGTAGGATGATTCATAGTTTTCAAAAGTTTTAACTACcattaataaacaatttaatgAAATTGGGTATAGGCCCAATATCTATTATAAAATTCCGATTAGATGGCTTAATaattataagaaaaaattatacaaaaatataatttaacaaaattatcATTCTTATATTAGCGGCTCCAACAAGGTTGAAGATGCTATCGAGTGCTACCAACGTGCTGGCAACATGTTTAAGATGTCCAAGAACTGGACAAAGGCTGGCGAATGCTTCTGCGAGGCAGCCACTCTACACGCCCGGGCCGGAAGTCGCCACGATGCTGGAACCTGCTATGTGGATGCCTCGAATTGCTACAAGAAGGTGGATGTGGAGAGCGCCGTCAATTGCCTGATGAAGTCCATCGATATCTACACGGATATGGGCCGATTTACGATGGCTGCCAAGCATCACCAGAGCATTGCCGAGATGTACGAGGCTGATCCCCAAACTCTGGTAAGTAAACATGGGAGTTTCGTTTGATATAAAGCTTATTTGTGTTATCTATATCACAGGCTAAGTCAATTCAGCACTACGAGCAGGCGGCTGACTTCTTCAAGGGCGAGGAGTCTGTCAGTTCGGCCAACAAGTGCATGCTAAAGGTGGCCCAGTATGCCGCTCAGTTGGAGGATTACGAGAAAGCAATATCTATCTACGAGCAAGTGGCTGCCTCTTCATTAGAGAGCTCTCTGCTCAAGTACAGTGCCAAGGAGTACTTCTTCCGGGCTGCCCTCTGCCACCTGAGTGTGGATTTGCTCAACGCCCAACACGCCATCGAGAAGTACGCGCAGCAGTACCCAGCATTCCAGGACTCCCGAGAGTTCAAGCTTATTAAGGTAATACTATATTAGCTACATAATCCACAACCATTTAACCCTGATTTTTCCACTATAGGTGCTGTGCGAGCATCTGGAGGAGCAGAACATTGAGGGATTCACAGAAGCAGTCAAGGATTACGATAGCATCTCCCGACTGGATCAGTGGTACACCACAATTTTGCTTAGAATCAAGAAGGCTGCGGACGAGGATCCAGACTTGCGATAAAATAATCAATTACACTCTCTGATAAAGTCacataaacatttattaaatGCTTTATTCGGTTCGGATATTAATCTACCTATATATaactaaaagaaaattattaaacgTGTTGCATTGCTAAACCTGAAGGCACccaatgataaaaaaaaaatacaaaattaaaatagccTGCTTAACCGCGCGAGGATACTTACTGAATAGTCCATAAACCCATACTCTATAGGTAACATCTATCTCATGCAACGAATGAAATCAGAGCAAAAGCCACGGTTCATCTAGCTATTTGGTTACGTTTTCATTTCCTATATTGTGCGAGTTAAGGAATTGGATGTGACACTGTTATTTTTGTCTgtttttgatttgtgttaCTCTTGTTATTTGTGAAACTAGCCAAATATTGAATTAGCTGCTGTTTTATTTGAATGCGTTAAAGGCCCTTTAGAGAACCTTACCACCAAACTCAAAACTATTTAATACTTTATATATGTGTGTTAGATTATTTACGAAACGTCCCTGGTAGTGATCGAGAAAGAggttaaaattatatttccaTTTACTGCACTcagaaaagtaaacaaaaaaccaatacGTTTAGATTGTACGCAATACACTATGAATGAATAAAATGTATGTCCATATAAGCATTACAGATTATCCCTATAAATAtccaaaaacaaaggaaaaggaattcttataaatatttgagggtcacatttatagaaattccatctcgaaaaattttaaaaatgtttagtaGATCAAATTCCTATAAACATGTACGAAAAAGagttataatccaataaataAACTTACGAAGGAGCTAACAAGTTTTGTGGCCATCATGGGGCCGGAACAAACAATatcaatatatttattaaacaattaatcCATAAACTAATACTATACAACACAATCCAACTATAACACCCAAAGCAAATGAAAAAGATCTGGGTAATGCCAGTAAGCGTGCATTACTCTAgataattcaaatttaaaatacattaataAAGTTACATGCTTGGATTAATCTTGTCTTCGCATCAAACGATTTTATCAATATACGCACAACCGATCCTGCCATATCCATATGTCTTTTGTATTGAAATCATCAAAATATGCAATTATGAAGTTCGGtagtttttttcatttattccaAATAGCTTTCTagaatttttgttaattttgggCACCAATGGACAAGTCTAGCTAGTCATATCTGTACAAACACCCAAGACTAATATAGTTTATGAACATAAACTCCCTAAAGTATGCAATGCAGGGgtggatatattttttatttcgttgtaacaacttttttttttcttttaatattgCTCACATATTAAAATTCATGTCTAGGAAGTATCAGGAGATTATTGTCACATTAAAACAATAAGCGAATCGTAGTTAAACCAACCGTAACTCCTTTCAGCCAGCATTAAGCTAAGACGGTTGGAAATTTTCTCAAGCCTAGCAATTGGTACGATCGAAGCTTGAACACTTAATTTTAACACGGATAACTAGGATTAACTGGCAAAGTGGAGACACGACGCGTTCCCAAAGCAAATCGCCATTAATTTATGTAAAGTCGAAACGTAACGCTGGCagatataaattttataatgccATTAGACAGCTGCAGCGAAGCGTTGACGACGACTTTTACTTGCCGCCTGAATGCGGCGCCTGAAACCAAAAGTTGGGCATGCTGAATGGCCAAATCTGGAGGAGGAGTATctctgataaaaaaaataaaaacaaacaagaaataaATACGGATTTCAGGCAGAGACGAAacatttatacccttgcagtaaaaCGCCGATTTGGATTTAACGTGTTAAATAGAAGAAACTAAATTTCTTTAACGTGTTCTTTTCCACTTCTTTCAAAGAAGATGTTTTCTTTATGGagatattctttatttttaaaatttttgttgtgtAAATGTGTATAACTCGGCGAATACTTGTCAGATCGAAAACTTGTATACCTTCCCGATTTTAGAACTCGAAGCAGCATCCTTTTctatcaaaacctggcaacaaaaattttgagccatttttttccattttccaaaGGGGCACCATCATAATTTTGGTACCAAAAATtgatcaaaatttttatttactgaTTTTTTCGATCATTCTACTCAGATCAACGCGGATTAGAGCTCTGATTCATAAATGATATTCCGTTTTTCAATACGTGGAGTAATAGTGAAGATATATCTTAGAAAGCACGTGAAAAGTTTAGATTTTgtccaaattaaaaaatttcagaAACGTCGTtcccattttcaattttcttaGTGGAAAAATGTGTATATCTCCGCAAATACTTGACAGATCGAtaaatgttataccttcccgattTTAGAACTTAAGGCAGAACCTTTTTCCATCAAAACatggcaacaaaaattttgaaagatttgtttcaattttccaaaggggtaccatcatagttttggccaaaaattgaacaaaacttttatttactCATTTTTTTGATCCTCTAACGCAGATCCACGCGAATTAGAGTTCTGATTCATAAATGAGTTTCCGTTTTCCTATACGTGGAGTAAGAGTCAAGATATAGCTTTAAAATCACgtgaaaagtttaaattttgggtacatacaaaaatttcaaaaccgtGGAACCCattcttccattttttttttttaaaaatgtgtatATCTCGGCGAATACTTGGCAGATcgttaaataatatatatcttCCCGATTTTAGCACTTGAAATAGCATCTTTTTCCATAAAAACCTGGCAACAACAATTTTGACTCCTACAAAAACGAAAAGTTATAAAACCCTCCTGGTTAGGGTATTGGAATCATCAGCTAAACGGGTTTACGAGCGGAGATCTCCACAAGCCAGGTATAATTGTCAATTAGACCGAGCTTAGGAAGCGACAAAGCAACCCACACCACATCCAATTCAAAAAACAACACACCAACGGAGTTTTCCAGCTGCGATCCGCAATCTGCCATCGGTGGCGCATCGTCTGGCGAGTTGGAAGTGGATTTGAACCGGTGAAGCCGGAAAATCTTGTCGCCGGGAAAACGACAACGAAGCGAAAAGCTCAGCTCAGTGCCGGTCCCGTCTTCGTCTTCATCTATAAATACTTTGGCAATGCCGCGCCAACGCTTTAATTACGTTTTTGTCCTTGACATTGGACCACGGCAGCGGAAAGTGAAAAAATCGAGGCGAGAAATCTGAAACAGGAGGATCACTCGCAGCAGGCGAGCGACTGCAGCGCGTTTTCCTAGCGCTTTAAATCGCCAAGTGACAGTGTTTAGTgcttttcttaaaataaaatttataaaaatatactatTATGCGGTTGTATGTAAGTGTTGTGGGTTTTAGTTAAATAATCTATTCACCACTTGGTTATACACATATTTTTTCGGCAATTCGAAATCGAGAGCGAAAGTAAAGAAATCAAAACTTTCACTTTAAGTGAAAGTCGTGCATATTTCCACGAATGCAAAtgtctttttaatatttggcaATAATAAAggattatttttatgtttaaattaattcaataATTAAGGAGGAAAAttagaatttttgtttttttgcataattattttatagtatTGAATTATTCTATAGTATTTCCATAATCCTTAAGACTTACATAGTGCAGACTTGactttttcatatatttaatttcctcGTTTTTACCaagaaagaaataataataaattaaaattcattatTCCGGAAATACAcactttttgtaatttttttgccTGTGATTGTCTTTTATATAAGATTTGCGGAAACATGAATCCATTAAATGATCTTTTTTTCTGGGAAGCCTATATAATTTTGTACTTTTCATAATATAAGATATATGACCTTTACATGTAGAATTTCCAATAGTGTAATTGTAGCTAATTAGTCTCAATATAGAGCTAATTAAGTCAGGACTGTAGACCATTCTTTTTAGAACCTCTGCCCATGATGGCCTATCCAAAAAGAGCAACTCACCTCTATTTGTTCAGAGGCATTGCAATCGGCATGCCGGGCATGCCATTCTTGACCAATCTCGTTGGCTGTTGGCAGAGATATTGAATGGCAGTCGTCGCTGTGCTAATTAAACCAAGTTGGGcctcaaaatcaaaatcaaaccgaaactgaaatcGAAACCCTCCCAAAGCAGCAAACCAGCAGAGACACATGCCAATCGGGGCTGGGCTGAACTGAGATCTCGTAATTCGTAGccgaaaatcgaaaaatcgaAATATTTTGCAATTTGCAAAGAAACAAATGCAAGGCAATCGCAATTGGGAAAATTGAATTGTATAGAGTTGCTAGTGGATAGTGGATAGTGGCCACCATCCTGCCAGACCCGTTTACATCTCGAAATCTCGGGCAGGGGCTCGGACTGGGTCTCGGGCTGGCCAACTACTGTAGCTACTGGTCTTAAGCAAAGCCATCAATCTCCAAAAAGTTTTCGCTGCCCGCTGCCGCTCCGGACAGACAGGCATTTGCTGTCATATATGCTCGATACAAATGTGCCCCTGCGTCTATCTGTCTGCCTAATTTTGGACAGGACAGCAAGGTGTA contains the following coding sequences:
- the SCCRO4 gene encoding DCN1-like protein 4, translated to MPRGKRRAADIGDNMDGQSKRARTSYTSIPTQQSSRRHIRAEDGFSQKRCLTWFQEYTTPDEPETLGPDGMEKFCEDIGVEPENIVMLVLAYKMGATQMGFFSQQEWLKGLTDLECDSAAKMVVKLDYLRSILNDPNSFKSIYRYAYDFAKDSDQRSMDILTAKAMLQLLLGKHWPLYPQFAQFLEQSKYKVINKDQWCNILEFSRTICIDLSNYDIDGAWPVMLDEFVEWLRSQRSLANSSPGSS
- the alphaSnap gene encoding alpha-soluble NSF attachment protein, producing the protein MGDNEQKALQLMAEAEKKLTQQKGFLGSLFGGSNKVEDAIECYQRAGNMFKMSKNWTKAGECFCEAATLHARAGSRHDAGTCYVDASNCYKKVDVESAVNCLMKSIDIYTDMGRFTMAAKHHQSIAEMYEADPQTLAKSIQHYEQAADFFKGEESVSSANKCMLKVAQYAAQLEDYEKAISIYEQVAASSLESSLLKYSAKEYFFRAALCHLSVDLLNAQHAIEKYAQQYPAFQDSREFKLIKVLCEHLEEQNIEGFTEAVKDYDSISRLDQWYTTILLRIKKAADEDPDLR
- the polo gene encoding serine/threonine-protein kinase polo encodes the protein MAAKPDDKSSDIPDRLYDSNQRKTYKRMRFFGKGGFAKCYEIIDVDTDDVFAGKIVSKKLMIKHNQKEKTAQEITIHRSLNHPNIVKFHSYFEDPQNIYIVLELCKKRSMMELHKRRKSITEFECRYYIYQIIQGVKYLHDNRIIHRDLKLGNLFLNDMLHVKIGDFGLATRIEYEGERKKTLCGTPNYIAPEILTKKGHSFEVDIWSIGCVMYTLLVGQPPFETKTLKDTYSKIKKCEYRVPSYLRKPAADMVIAMLQPNPESRPAIGQLLNFEFLKGSKVPMFLPSSCLTMAPRLGNNEIIEDSIHRKPLSEMNGIRDDTRLESTFLKANLHDAITASAQVCRHSEDYRSDIESLYQQLTNLINGKPRILQGNLGDENTDPAAQPLFWISKWVDYSDKYGFGYQLCDEGIGVMFNDTTKLILLPNQINVHFIDKDGKESYMTTTDYCKSLDKKMKLLSYFKRYMIEHLVKAGANNVNIESDQISRMPHLHSWFRTTCAVVMHLTNGSVQLNFSDHMKLILCPRMSAITYMDHEKNFRTYRFSTIVENGVSKDLYQKIRYAQEKLRKMLEKMFI